The window AAGTGCAAGTCCCCATAGCTGTACCGTGTGTATCAGGTCCTCAGTTTAGTGTATACTATATTTATGTGTAAGTCCCCAAAGTTGTACCGTGTGTATTAGGTCCTCAGTTAAgtgtatattatatttatgtGTAAGTCCCAAAGTTGTACCGTGTGTATTAGGTCCTCAGTTTAGTGTATACTATATTTATGTGTAAGTCCCCAAAGTTGTACCATGTGTATTAGGTCCTCAGTTTAGTGTATACTATATTTATGTGCCAATCCTCAAGTTTTACCGTGTGTATTAAGTCCTCAGTTTAGTGTATTCTATATTCATTGTGCAAGTCCCCAAAGTTATAATGTTACTCAACATGAtggaaacaattcaaaattgagCAATTGGTTAATCagatgaaataaataaactcatgcaaatataatcaaaagaaaaaaaaaactcttcacaatgcttaaaaactttaaattcagCAGGATTTAGACTGCTACTGCATATATAGCTTTCAAATTGTCATATACAGTCTAGACTGCCATAGCAACTCTCTGTCTTATGCGACCATATCAAGACCCACATaacatatttttcattgataaattatGTCTTGAAACAAGTTATATCTTAATCTATACCAATATCAAAGACAACAAAAATGCTAAACTGGCTAATCTTATAATTGCATggttaatctgataatttttctcGGGCAAATTGACTATAAGATTAAGTGGAACCCTCGGTATCTAGATTCTCATCTTGATTTGGATTAAATAATGGGGCGGGTGGGtggatttattttatattatcttttaaaaactattattttCACCATTCATGTCCTAGAAATTACAACTGCTCTATtcctgaaatatttaaattgttaatgctaatatgagtataCAAACCCATTTGTAatcttttaatttcaacttaactGCACATGCAGAAAGACATTTGTAtctttattataaaaacatgaCTGGAATCGAACGTTTATCCATGTTAAGCAGCCATTGCAATGTTTGTATGTGCCGAGCTTGATATTTTTTCCCTGAAATACACTGGAGCGGGTCATTTTCAGAGAGGTGGgcggggatgagaatctaaaaagtaattttatgtggcctaatggccatgaattttaaaatacagcTAATAATTAAATCCTACTTTTAAGATAAAAGATACCGTACataatattttatctatttgaAACAATGTACTAAGTTAATAATGATTAATGTTGGATTGTCACATAAGGCAGTCTAGATTGTATATAGATTGACTTTACTCCAAAGGACAagtactgtgaaatcattagaatttgtggtgGCTAAATATTTGTAGTATTTGTGTGTAGCACTCCCCCACAAATTTACACTCTTGACGAAAACACATTTTGAAAGAGTACCTGGGTAAGTCATCATactaaaactgaaaaccgaTGCATCTATGAAATTTCATCCCCACAAATGAGCAATAACCCATagttcatgaaaattggccctCACAAATTCAAATAATACCACAGTAGTCTAATGATAACGAGTTACAACctgtaacaaaacaaataacagaatataatgcacaaaaaatgaaaaacgtttTAAGGATGTGTATTACATGCACCTCTTTTGGAcatctacagaaaaaaaatatatgttgtcATTGGACAGCAAAAAAAGAAGGCCACATGCTATATCTGGTAGTTTttagggctgggacgatactgtacTGAGCCTATTctgtacatatcacgatacatgaggtgcgatacgatacatatcacgatacattgcaattaaatgaaaacatgaataaaagtttaaaatttattcaacctgccgatgtattaccgcatgtccaaagttattttgttatattcataatgagcgttgcacaatttacaaattactttagtctCGTGTACActagtttttcataaacaagtactccaaaagttttccacactccatatttagcttcctaacagttttgacaactttacgaggttttccgccatctttgtactttcatattaggcgcgcggactaaaaatagccgatatatgaagctcggatatttttgaaaaattaaaaaaagttcggtaaggtatcgttgtattaatggtaaatgtatcgatccaaatatcgtcaaaataaataccgcgatgcaccggtgcatcggtggatcgtcccatccctaGTAGTTTTTGCCTGACTttatgacgtcaggcatatcaaaggtttaaaagttgcctTCTCAGAAACAGTGCAGACAGTAAGAGCAAGCAATAtcaagattttcaaaaaaaagatTGACAGACAGACTAACTGGGGTAACAACAATAACATTCTTTACAAAGTGTGGGTATAATTATGATTACTTAAAGTGTAAAATACATACAAATTTAAACATCAACATGTGAAAATCTTTCATCGACTATTAAATCACAAAAACTTCCACAATCAACATATATGCAATGGAGTAATTACCTTTCCTCTCCAAGGATAGATGTTGCCTGGGCCATAGTCATATACCAGTTCTGTATTAGAGGATAATGGCcttagagagaaaaaacaaatgACTGGCTTTTCATCAATCTCCATCACTTTTGGTCTACAATTTGGATGGATatgatcatcatttaacagACGTCCAAATGATCCATCTTCTTTTGAAGCATCAACccttgatgaaaataaaataagcaaCATAAATTTGAACCTTGCATAACTGGTATTGCCACAGTGAAAGATATGAAgacaaaatatctaaaattgcaaatcACTTCATAAGTTCTACATATATATgtgtatgtaataaaatataaaaacaaggcTTTATACACGTAAAAGGGTATACTGAAACATTTTTAGAGCTAGATAATCACAGTTCACTAGGGCTGTGTATTGGTAAAGATTTTCTGATACATTACGATACTCGCTAGACTTATTGAAAGCAACGGAGGTTGATGCAAACTATCCATGTAAACACTGAGGAGAtccaaaaaaatacaataaaccaAGTGGTTTCTCACACAGCCCTCAGATTTTTGCTCTCTCTGGATTTATCATACGTTTTCAGAACATCTCAGTGATTATATGGAGAATTTACGTCACTCAAAAGTAACCTTCCTATTGCTTTCGACAAGTTTGGCAAGTATCTAGTACATTTTGGaacgatgtgtttattatgcGACAGACAGATGTAGTTAGACGATAGGGATtattcatttgatcattttccCACCTAGATCTCATCAGAAATCGTTGGAGATATTAAAATAGAACTTGTTTAAAAGCATATGTTGAAGTAGTGATGTTCTAATCATTGATTATAATCTAAAATTAGTAGATTATTACCGCATTCTAAGTGCTCGATTATAAAAAGTTTCATTACAATTAATTGGTTGGGTTTTTATTTCCCTCTCGACAAGCGCATATCATATAGCAGAATATTTGAGACCCGAACTATCAATACACCAAAAAGGAGCTGCGGTTTAAAAATGGCTGATATATGTCAGACGTGCGCTATCCCTACCCGTGAAATAAAGCACAATCTCTTGTTTGgacatttttttgtttcaagaaATTGAGTGTTGAACCATCTAGCTACTTAAGAACATCTTTTGAATACAGCATTTTTATggcaagaaatattaaataaattgaaatatcaaaggCCTATTAACAAGTCAGTTAATTGTATCTtgtttctttacatttttttaacacttaactaagaaatatgacaaattttgattattatcGATAATAAGTTAGTTGCAGAGAGTCGATTATTGATTATGAAAATCTCACCGATTCCTATCACTAGCTTGAAGTGAGGACCTCCTATAAATCCAAGACGGCGGGTGTCGTCCTTTTACTTTTCTAATTTACATTGAATATACTTTTTAACATGATTGAGACTGGggttttcagtgaatttatCTATTGCAATACATACACCttagattaccaattttaatcaatttttcctTCAACAAATATCTAGAAACTCATtctccaacaaccaagcccttGTATTCTTAacataaacaattaaacatggTGAACATGATGTACAAATTAAGCAGCAAAAATTTCTTACCAAAAAGGCTTTCCTTtgaatgtaaattcaaaaatatatgtgTCATCTACATCTGGTTCTTTCTCTAATAACTCTCCTTCATACGGTAATAGGAATTCATTTTGTCCAAATTCTTTCTTTGTAAATACACCTCttcctgaaaataaataaagaacttcCATTAGGGGTTGAAATTTACAAGATATACTTGCtgtatgcaaattaaaaaatgaaattgtgcGCTAAAAGAGACATGTGGTTGCCAACTTTTGCGAGTTACAAAATAATGGTCTAGCTTTTCGGATTTTGAGGTTTATGATTATCCATTCAGATTTTAATTCAGAAGCTTACACTCAAGAAACTGTAGATGTAGAAACATTAGTTAGGGTGTTTTGAATTATCCCAGAATTAACCCTGTTAAACACAAtcagtttttttcttctatcTTTATCCTAAAACAAAGTCTCAATACAAACCCTAAAATcattgaatttcacaattacaAACAAGTTCAAACTATACTCAGAAATACTAAATAGAATTCAAATGTTGGAATATTGACAGACTGTTTCCATGTACAAATTGTTAGgttaagaaattatttatacCTTCACAAATTAACAGAATCATGATATCACTGCATTTTTCACAGCCCCTTAGGCATCTGACAAACACTGCATTTTAACAGCCCCTTAGGCATCTgacaaacattttattattttatgtagtaaaatgatcaattttaaaattatatacaagaaTGGGTTCCtcaaattatacaaaaaaaaagattttattccaATGCAACCTAGTTCAAAATCACTTTATTGTATCTAATTGTtaatgatataaacaatttttaggATTGGTCTAATGTAGGGAAAAcattttttccttaaatttaaattattttgcagAATATTTTTGCTGTACTTAATCATTAGGgcctatatatttttacaaagttcccaagataatttcattgtttcctgacttttttctaaacatttttagGGTTTCTAGACCCTTGAGATCAACATGGGACCTATCAATATGTAAACcatcaaattgaattaaaatattttatcctGCAACTACTTCTTGCATTGACCAAATAAAGGTATTAAACCCAATAAACCAAAGCTATATTCGGTAAATGCCCCAATATAGCCTCATGCATTTAACTAACGTTCAAATACACTATGACATCATTTTTCTTGCTTGGTTTACGCCATGGTGTCatggtttcaactgcagataggCAGCAAAATCTGACGAATTAAGCTTATTTGAGATGCAAAATGTGATATTATGTTACaggataaacaaaatacatgataaCGTCTTAAAATATGGGCGATGTTTGGGCTCGGTCCAAAAACATGAAGAACGCCTGGCAAGCTTTCTTTCCCTTGCCCAAATACCATAGATTACTAATTAAATGGAGGAAtgaatatccgcgtaaaatcgcaagaagccCCCTCCGCAGAATTTATAGTCTCgtcattattttctgagagttgagaaccataaaaaatatatatttattcgtGCAATTTGATTCAAACCAGCGGGATTGCATGGTCATGATCCATCACTTCTAGTGTTGTCAAATTGGTTGgaaatgataattgattaatCGTTCAATCAGTTGTCTCTTACAAACTGATGATCGGCAAATAATTGAATCCATTACAAATTGTGTTCAATTCATTTAAATGAAACACTAAATAAAAGCTAATAAATAGGATGTATGCTGTATTGTTATCAATGAAAGTGTTACATATCTTATGAGATTAAAAAAACTAGTTTGCAACGGTTTTTATTTcactaaatatttaattattttatttatctcaataggaactcaaaaatattgttaacaatgagatttttaaatacaattgaaGGTCAAAGGTGATCAGTGCATGCTTTTAACATTAGATTTGTTATCTCTGTCTAAAGATATCcttgattcacattttgcttattTACTTGATATTTGTTAAAACCTCTGGGTTCAAAACTAATGACATTCATTCAacagtatgaaaaatttccaagtttTCTCCTTTGAAACACCCCCactagcttatcaggtttcaacaCACAGCTAAAAAATATGATGTCTATGGGGATTTTGTACTGCAAAGTGACCCgcatgataatgttgaaaattcTGTGAGGTATTTaaagtgacttccgaatggatgtcaacattccccatttgGCCCTATAATTATCTTGTTTACCATAACTGACCTTCTTTATATTTCATGCAAGAAGTAACTGGGAGGCCATTATACAATTGCCCCAAAACTTTTAGAAGTTTGAATGCAAAGTCTATGAAAGAAACACAAATTGATGAGTACCCGTAATCTTTACATTGCATTGTTTACAGACacagttcaaagttgaaaactatCACTGCTCTAAAAAGCGATTTTGTTtacatgctgaaaaaaatacacatatatgaAAATTGTATGTCAAAATAACTAAACCAAGCTATTCTGAATAGCTTTATTTATATCTACGTAAGTTTTAGAagctatactggcgtgcgaccaattctcgccaagtaccatttctcgccagtacattgcgacatcatttttcatataccggtattattttttgttttgataaaatgacTTCACACTGTACTTGTGAGAAAAAGTACTCAGCGACAACTGTtcgcacgccagtatagctAAATCAGGAGATTGTGTTGGAGCTGTATAAGCcataagaaataagttttgttcctgtgaatttttctgagtgacaaatgatattgtttcaattaaattatcttgactattttccctttcatctatTTTAATTGCACCTTtatcacaggtatgtgtatttctattaaaaactgTCCAAATGTACTGCATCAATATATTTGGACAAACTATAGATAGATGTGGtatgttcacaatttttatacgttttaaataaatttctaaggcctattccccccccccccctggaaaattaaaatttcttaaatttacacagtaagaTGACCAAATGTATGCCTTGCAACCCTCCGCCCCAACCCCAAGGAAAACTAGGCCTAGCATACAACCGAGAAAAAATCCTGGATCGCACTTGAGCGTTATGCACAAAGATATTTCTTTCATGATTTGCAAGgggattttaaaaagtatacattGTGCATTTCTCGGAAAGTTCACTATACAACCCGTCTTAATAAGATTTTCATTTCTAAT is drawn from Crassostrea angulata isolate pt1a10 chromosome 5, ASM2561291v2, whole genome shotgun sequence and contains these coding sequences:
- the LOC128184721 gene encoding N-lysine methyltransferase KMT5A-like, coding for MFEMRMRVCIENGNAILLKRGKSMSRRSRRERGRPGQHGQRIIDRDAFYIKETPNKGRGVFTKKEFGQNEFLLPYEGELLEKEPDVDDTYIFEFTFKGKPFWVDASKEDGSFGRLLNDDHIHPNCRPKVMEIDEKPVICFFSLRPLSSNTELVYDYGPGNIYPWRGKIFGYSKRPLSILDKSSLLIYIISY